GGCTTCGGCTCCAAGTTTCCCCAGCAGTTGGGAATGGGTTCTGTGGGCGATTTCGCCACCGGCGCTCAGGCCGAGGTGCAAGTCGCCGACGATGATGCGGTCCACATCTTCTTTGGACGCGACCTGGCCCCTGACTTTTTCGCCTGGCTGGTGCCTACCCGTCCAGGCCGCGCCTTGGCGGGTCTCATATCCCGCCGCGGCGCCCGTGAGCGCCTGGCAGGCTTCCTTGCGATGCTTGGGTCCCAGCAGAAGATCTTGAATGTCATCAAGCCCTCCAGCCAGTGGGGCATACCCCTGGAGCCTCTCCCCCACACTTATCGTGACCGAGTTCTAGTAGTCGGCGACGCCGCGGGGCAGGTCAAACCCACCACCGGCGGCGGCATCTACTATGCCCTCCTGGCCGGCGAAAGCGCCGCCGGCACCCTCCACTCCGCCCTCTCTCGAAATGACTTCTCCGCCTCGTAACTGTCCAGCTACGAAAAGGCCTGGAAGTCAGTCATGTTTCGCGATATGAAGGTAGGACGCAGTGCCCGCCGCATCTTCGAGAGCCTCAAGGACTGGCAGATCGATTCGCTGATGCAGACCATCGCCACCGACGGCATCCGCCGCGATGTCCTTAACAGCAAGGATTTCTCCTTCGACTGGCACAGCAGCGCCATTGTCACCGCCCTGGGCCACCCCCTCCTCTCTGGCGCCCTGCGGGTCGTCAGCCCCCTGGCCACCCGTATGGCCGCCCGCATCATCACTAGGTAGCCAGCCAACCTTGGCTTGGACTTCGACTTGAACGGCCCCGCCAAGCACGTCTCCATCATCATCCCCACTTACAACGAGCGAGAGAACATCGCCCCTCTCATCGAAGCCCTTGGCCGGACCCTACAGGACCAGTCCCACGAAATCATTGTTGTCGACGACAGCAGCCCCGACGGCACCTTTGACGCTGTCCAGCAGGTTTCCGCTGGCAATCCCCGGGTAAAAGCCATCCAACGCCCCGGCAAGCTGGGTCTCGCTTCGGCTGTCATGGAGGGCTTCCGAGCCTCCACCGGCGCCGCCATCGTCATGATGGATGCCGACTTCTCCCACCGTCCCCAGGATCTGCCCCGACTTCTAATCGCCGCCTCTGACGCCGACATCGTCATCGGCTCTCGATACGTCCCTGGCGGCGGCATCGTCGGCTGGTCCCCGCTGCGGCACCTGGCTAGTCGAGTCGCCATCTGGTCTTCCAAACTAATTCTGGGCCTCAAGATGAGCGATACTTCCTCAGGCTTCGCAGTGTTCAAACGGTCCGTCTTGGAGAACGCCGCGCCACACTTGCGCCCCGCGGGTTTCAAGCTTCTCCTGGAAGTACTCGCGCTCTCGCCGCAGGCCAGGGTTGTGGAGGTCCCTATAACCTTTGCCAACCGCCGCGCTGGCAAGTCCAAGTTCGGCTCTGGCGAGGTTATAACCTTCTTCCGTCTCTGCCTGGACCTCCGAAAGCGTCGGCGCGCGCTGCCGCGTTAACCTCTCCTGCTCTTTGTATCCATCCCAGGCTTGACCTGCACCGGCAGCCCTGAGACCATTAAATACACCCTATCCGATGCGCCAGCCAGCATCTGGTTAGCCTTGCCCAGTAAGTCGCTGAAGCGCCTGGATATAGTGTTCGCCGGCACCACGCCCATGCCCACCTCATTCGTCACTAGCACCATAGACACGCTCATCCTGCGCCGCCACTCCAAAACATCATGCACAGGCCCCAATACAGATTCTTCGGGACCGTCCTCATCCCTCAGTAGCAGGTTGGTCACCCACAAGGTCACGCAGTCCAGTAGCACAAAGTCACACCCGCCCTTCCAACGCCGCAGCGCCCCCGCCACATCCAGCGGCTCCTCCAGCGTCGCCCATTCCCTCGGCCTCGACTCTCGATGCCGCCGGATCCGCTCCCACATATCCTTGTCCAACTCCTGCGCTGTCGCGACAAACAAAACTTTGCCCTCCGACTTTTCAGCCATCGATTGCGCGAAGGCGCTCTTGCCGGACCGCACGCCGCCTGTGACCAGTACCAGTTCCCCCTTCATATCGCTGCCCTGGCCAACCCAGTCATCTTGTAAATCAGGTCCATCTTCAGACTGCTGCGCACCCAGTCCGCCAGCTTGTCGTACTCCAAGTCCTGCTCAAAGTCAGCGCTCGGCGGCAGCGCAGCTCCCTTCCATTCCGCCATCTGCTCCAAAATCGCCCTGCGCAGCCTTGGGTTCTGAAACAGTCCGTGTACGTACGTGCCCATGACCCGGCCCGAGGCGTCAAGACAGCCGTCGAAAACAATCTCCCCTCTCGCGGAACCGCGCTTCAGTCGCATTGCCGGTTCACCCCCGGCGCGGGACGACTGCCCCATATGAATCTCATATCCCTGGAACGCTAGACCCTTCGCCTTAGCAAACAGGCCGCGTCCTTCCATTACCTCACCATCGATTCGGTAGGTATCTTTGGATGCCGTAAACCCGGTGTCCACCGGCAGCAGCCCCATTCCCTCCGCCTCCCGCTCCGGCGACTCCACCCCCAGCGGGTCCCGCAGGCTTCGCCCCAGCATCTGATACCCGCCGCATATCCCGATAACCGCCTTGCCTCGCTCCGCTAACCTCTTAATCGACGACTCCAGCCCTCGTTCCCGCATCCAGAACAGGTCTGCCATTGTTGTCTTGGTGCCGGGAATGATTACTGCGTCCGGATCCCCCAACTCTTTCACCGATGTTACGTATCGAAGCCTGACACCCTGTTCCCTAGCCAGCGGGTCGAAGTCGTCAAAGTTTGATATGTGCGGCAGCCGCACCACCGCGATGTCGAGCACAGCTGGAGGCTTATCAGTCCTTCGCTCCTGCAAATACACCCCGTCCTCCTCCGGGATGTGTATGTCCTTGAAAAAAGGCACCACACCCAGCACCGGCAGCCCCGTGCGCTCCTCCAGGAACGACACCCCGCTGTCGAACAGGCTGGCGTCGCCCCTAAACTTGTTCACTATCAGCCCCTTGACCAGCGCCCGCTCCTCCGGCTCCAGCAAGTCCAGCGTGCCGATAAGCGAGGCGAATACGCCTCCTCGGTCTATGTCCGACGCCAGTATCACCGGCGACTCCGCGTATCGCGCCACCCGCATGTTCACAATCTCCCGCGCCCGCAGGTTGACCTCGGCCGGGCTTCCAGCTCCTTCGATGACCACGACCTCGTACTGCTGCCTCAGCCTGTCTAGCGCCGAGGTCACGACTCCCCACAAGTGGGTGTGCATGTCGAAATACTCCCTCGCGCCCGCCGTCCTCATCGGCTTCCCCATTACCACCACCTGGGACCTGGCGTCGGCCTCGGGCTTCAGCAGTATCGGGTTCATCTCCACCGAAGGCTTCACACCTGCCGCCTGGGCCTGGTTGGCCTGGGCCCGCCCGATTTCCAACCCGTCCGGCGTGACATAGGAGTTCAGCGACATGTTCTGCGATTTGAAAGGCGCTGCCCAGAAACCGTCCTGACGAAATATCCGGCACAGCGCCGCCACCAGCACGCTCTTCCCCACGTGCGACGCCGTCCCCTGCACCATCAGCACCCTGGCCGTCACGTCGATTCCTTTAGATGAGAGGTGTTGTTCATCATCTCCAGCGTGACGCTTTTGTCGCCCACTTCCAGGACCGTCAGCCCGCACGAGTCCAGCTTCATTCGCCATCCATTCATCAGCGGCATATCCAGCAACACCATAATTAAAGCCCGCAGCGAGCCTCCATGTCCTACCACGAGAATGTTGCCTCTGATACGCCTTGCTTTTGCCTCTTCTGCAAACACCCTCACCCGTTTCCCCACATACCCAAAACTTTCACCGCCTGGCGGCGTA
This region of SAR202 cluster bacterium genomic DNA includes:
- a CDS encoding polyprenol monophosphomannose synthase; the encoded protein is MDFDLNGPAKHVSIIIPTYNERENIAPLIEALGRTLQDQSHEIIVVDDSSPDGTFDAVQQVSAGNPRVKAIQRPGKLGLASAVMEGFRASTGAAIVMMDADFSHRPQDLPRLLIAASDADIVIGSRYVPGGGIVGWSPLRHLASRVAIWSSKLILGLKMSDTSSGFAVFKRSVLENAAPHLRPAGFKLLLEVLALSPQARVVEVPITFANRRAGKSKFGSGEVITFFRLCLDLRKRRRALPR
- the cobU gene encoding bifunctional adenosylcobinamide kinase/adenosylcobinamide-phosphate guanylyltransferase, translating into MKGELVLVTGGVRSGKSAFAQSMAEKSEGKVLFVATAQELDKDMWERIRRHRESRPREWATLEEPLDVAGALRRWKGGCDFVLLDCVTLWVTNLLLRDEDGPEESVLGPVHDVLEWRRRMSVSMVLVTNEVGMGVVPANTISRRFSDLLGKANQMLAGASDRVYLMVSGLPVQVKPGMDTKSRRG
- a CDS encoding cobyric acid synthase; its protein translation is MVQGTASHVGKSVLVAALCRIFRQDGFWAAPFKSQNMSLNSYVTPDGLEIGRAQANQAQAAGVKPSVEMNPILLKPEADARSQVVVMGKPMRTAGAREYFDMHTHLWGVVTSALDRLRQQYEVVVIEGAGSPAEVNLRAREIVNMRVARYAESPVILASDIDRGGVFASLIGTLDLLEPEERALVKGLIVNKFRGDASLFDSGVSFLEERTGLPVLGVVPFFKDIHIPEEDGVYLQERRTDKPPAVLDIAVVRLPHISNFDDFDPLAREQGVRLRYVTSVKELGDPDAVIIPGTKTTMADLFWMRERGLESSIKRLAERGKAVIGICGGYQMLGRSLRDPLGVESPEREAEGMGLLPVDTGFTASKDTYRIDGEVMEGRGLFAKAKGLAFQGYEIHMGQSSRAGGEPAMRLKRGSARGEIVFDGCLDASGRVMGTYVHGLFQNPRLRRAILEQMAEWKGAALPPSADFEQDLEYDKLADWVRSSLKMDLIYKMTGLARAAI